The Deltaproteobacteria bacterium CG2_30_66_27 nucleotide sequence ACACGGCGCCGGTCGCCGCGCCGATCGCGAGGAAGCCGAGGAAGGAAAGGGACAAGAGAAAATCCTCCTATGGAAGATCTAAGCCTTCGTGCCGACGGCCTTCCGGAGATTCCGTTTCATGAGTGCGATCGTCTTCGCGTAGTCCGGGGTCCCGAAGATCCCGGACCCGGAGACGATCACGTTCGCACCGGCGGCGGCTACCTCGCCGACGTTGTTCGCCTTGATCCCGCCGTCGACCTGGATGTCGACGTCCAGGCCCGCGCGGGTGAGCTGGGAGCGAAGAAGCTCGATCTTGCCCAGCGTGGACGGCAGGAACGCCTGGCCGCCGAACCCGGGATTGACGCTCATGAGGAGGACCATGTCCACGTCGGTCAGGACCCATTCCACGGCGGAGAGCGACGTGGAGGGATTGAGGGCGACACCCGCCTTCTTCCCGAGCTCGCGGATGCGCGCGACGACGCGCTGGAGGTGGAGGGTCGCCTCGGCGTGGACGGTGAGGATGTCGGCCCCCGCCTTCGCGAAGTCGTCGACGTACCGCTCGGGCTCCATGATCATCAGGTGGACATCGAGGGGGGCGGTGGACGCTTTCCGGATCGCCGCCACGACCGCCGGGCCGATGGTAATGTTCGGAACGAAGCGGCCGTCCATCACGTCGACGTGGAGCAGGTCGGCCCCCGCCTTCTCCACCGCCCGGACCTCGTCGGCCAGCCGGCCGAAGTCCGCCGAAAGGAGCGATGGCGCGATGTAATACTCCATGCGGTTTCCCTCCCCGGGTTCGATAGTAGCACGTCCCGGTTTTAAGGTTTGCGCAGGAGCGCGGCGAAGAAGGCGTCGGTGCCGTGCCGGTGGGGGTACAGGCGCAGAAATCCGTCCCCCGTCCACGCATCGGCGGGGCCCGACCATCCTTCGGGAGGGGCCGCCACGGCCGCCTCCGGGCGCTCCGCGAGGAATGCCGCGACGACCTCCTCGTCCTCCCCCGTAAACGGCGAACAGGTGCAGTAGAGCAGAAGCCCGCCCTCGCGCACAGCCGCCCACGCGTTGCGCAGGATCGCCGCCTGGACCCGCGCCATCCGCCGCGGCCCGTCGGGCCGGAACCGCCACTTGGCGTCCGGGTTGCGGCGGATCACTCCCATCCCCGTGCACGGCGCGTCCACCAGGACCTTGTCGAAGAGCCCGGAGGAGGGCGTCAGCGGCGCCCGGGAGAGGTCGTGAAGGGCCGTCCGGATCCCCGGCGCGCCGGTCCGCGTCACCACCTCGCGCAGCATGCGCAGCCGCAGGGCGGAGACGTCCGTGGCGAGGATCTCCGCTTTCCCTCCGGCGAGGGCGGACAGGTGCGTCGTCTTCCCGCCCGGTGCGGCGCAGGCGTCGAGAATCCGCTCGCCCGGCCCGGGGCGAAGCAGCGGGGCGATCAGCTGCGCCCCCTCGTCCATGACGAGGTACGCCCCTTCGAGGAACGAGGCGTCGGAGAAGACCGGGGCGGGTTTGCCGAGGACGAACCCGTCCGGCGCGAACCGGCACGGGGCGGGGTCCCTCCCCTCGTCGACGAATCGCCCGCGCAACGCCTCCGGGACGACACGGAACGGATTTGCGCGCACCGCGAAGGGCGGTTTCTCGAGGCACGCGGCGAGGTACGCCCGCGTCTCCTCCTCCCCCAGCGACGTCGCGAACGCGTCGATCAGATCCCGCGGGGCCGATCCCTCCGCGGGAAGCCGGCGAGGGTCTCCCTCCGGGGGAAGCGCGGGAACCTTCCCCGCGCGGACGATCCCGCGCAGCACGGCGTTGACGAACCCGCCCGCGCCGCCGCCTCGGGCCGCCTTGACCGCCGCCACCGTTTCGTTCAGCGCCGCGCGGTCGGGAACGCGGGTGTAGAAGAGCTGGTACGCCCCCACGCGGAGGGCGTTCCGGACATACGCGTCGGTCTGTTCGAGGGGGCGGGAGAGGAACGGCAGAAGGGCGAAGTCGATCGTGCCGCGTCGGCGCAAGGTTCCCATCACGAGCTCGGTCAGGAGCCCCCGGTCGCGGGAATCGGTAAAACGGACGTTGCGCAGCGCGCGGTCGAGCACGATGTCGGCGAAGGCTTCGTCGCGGTCGACCCGGGCCAGGACCGAGATCGCCGCGTCCCTTACGATAGCCGCTCCCCCGTCGCCACGCGCCGCCCCTGGGCGTACGCCCACGCGTCCATCGCCTTCCCCCCCTCGGGCTGCACGACGCGAAGGCGGAGGACCCCTTCCCCGCAGGCGACCGCGATCCCGTCGCGCCCGAGGGCCACGATTTCGCCGGGACCCGACGACGCACCGGATTCAACGACGACGGCCGACGCGAGGACCTTGAGCGTCTTCCCGGAGTGAAGCGCGAACGCGGAGGGCCACGGCGACATCCCGCGGACCAGGTTGCGGACCTCCCCCGCCGGGCGGCTCCAATCGATCCGGCCGTGCTCTTTCTTCAGCATCGGGGCGTACGTCGCGAGGGCGGCGTCCTGCGGCGTCTCGTCGAGCGCCCCCTCCTGCAGCCTGCGCAGCGCCTCGCGCAGCGCCTCGGCACCGAGGATCGACAGTTTCGTAAACATCGTCTCCGCCGTGTCCTCTGAGCCGATCGGCATCTCGCGGACGTGGAGGATCGGACCCGTGTCCATTCCCGCGTCCATCCGCATGATCGTGACCCCCGTCACCGTTTCGCCCCGCGCCACCGCCCAGTTGATCGGGGCCGCGCCGCGATACTTCGGGAGGAGGGAGGCGTGGACGTTCAGGCACCCGAGGCGCGGGATGTCGAGGATCGATTTCGGCAGGATGTGGCCGTACGCCACGACGACGATCAGGTCGGGCGCCTCGGCGGCGATCCGGGCGACGGCGTCGGGATGGCGCGCCTTTTCCGGCTGGAAAACCGGGATCCCGCGCCGCATCGCCTCTTCCTTCACAGGGGGCGACGCCATCGACCGCCCGCGCCCCGCGGGCCGGTCGGGGTTGCACAGGACGAGGGTCACGTCCACGGACTCCACGAGGGCGGCGAGGGAAGGGACGGCAAAGCGGGGGGTCCCCATGAATACCGTGCGCAACCGGGCGGAGCGGGGACCGGGCGACGGGCGGATCACTTCGCCGAGGCCGCCGCGGAGGAGGAAAGACGATCGATGAAGAGGACCCCGTCGAGATGGTCGATCTCGTGCTGCAGCGCGCGGGAGAAGATCCCGGCCGCCCGGATCCGAAGCGGCTTCCCCTGCTCGTCCATGCCGCGCACCTCGACGGATTCGGCGCGGCACACCTCGCCCTGGACCCCGGGGACGCTCAGGCACCCCTCGACG carries:
- a CDS encoding ribulose-phosphate 3-epimerase, yielding MEYYIAPSLLSADFGRLADEVRAVEKAGADLLHVDVMDGRFVPNITIGPAVVAAIRKASTAPLDVHLMIMEPERYVDDFAKAGADILTVHAEATLHLQRVVARIRELGKKAGVALNPSTSLSAVEWVLTDVDMVLLMSVNPGFGGQAFLPSTLGKIELLRSQLTRAGLDVDIQVDGGIKANNVGEVAAAGANVIVSGSGIFGTPDYAKTIALMKRNLRKAVGTKA
- a CDS encoding 16S rRNA (cytosine(967)-C(5))-methyltransferase, coding for MVRDAAISVLARVDRDEAFADIVLDRALRNVRFTDSRDRGLLTELVMGTLRRRGTIDFALLPFLSRPLEQTDAYVRNALRVGAYQLFYTRVPDRAALNETVAAVKAARGGGAGGFVNAVLRGIVRAGKVPALPPEGDPRRLPAEGSAPRDLIDAFATSLGEEETRAYLAACLEKPPFAVRANPFRVVPEALRGRFVDEGRDPAPCRFAPDGFVLGKPAPVFSDASFLEGAYLVMDEGAQLIAPLLRPGPGERILDACAAPGGKTTHLSALAGGKAEILATDVSALRLRMLREVVTRTGAPGIRTALHDLSRAPLTPSSGLFDKVLVDAPCTGMGVIRRNPDAKWRFRPDGPRRMARVQAAILRNAWAAVREGGLLLYCTCSPFTGEDEEVVAAFLAERPEAAVAAPPEGWSGPADAWTGDGFLRLYPHRHGTDAFFAALLRKP
- a CDS encoding methionyl-tRNA formyltransferase, which codes for MGTPRFAVPSLAALVESVDVTLVLCNPDRPAGRGRSMASPPVKEEAMRRGIPVFQPEKARHPDAVARIAAEAPDLIVVVAYGHILPKSILDIPRLGCLNVHASLLPKYRGAAPINWAVARGETVTGVTIMRMDAGMDTGPILHVREMPIGSEDTAETMFTKLSILGAEALREALRRLQEGALDETPQDAALATYAPMLKKEHGRIDWSRPAGEVRNLVRGMSPWPSAFALHSGKTLKVLASAVVVESGASSGPGEIVALGRDGIAVACGEGVLRLRVVQPEGGKAMDAWAYAQGRRVATGERLS